One Amphiprion ocellaris isolate individual 3 ecotype Okinawa chromosome 5, ASM2253959v1, whole genome shotgun sequence genomic region harbors:
- the p4htmb gene encoding transmembrane prolyl 4-hydroxylase, protein MTENQETPDAEDKSLSGSATLPLRPPCERLSCHKSSVCSRSYFVVVMVFFHVYIINVIALLFYVHYSSGQDDASRSRDAPSGSHQPPESRRPPSKPEFLRDVSLTRIEGIRVGHVQKVSLVPGKVHEMRTLSLKPLLFEIPGFLSKDECRVVMQLAQLKGLMESQLMVQDGQEELAKELNLSPEEIFNLLDINQDGQLQLHEILTHSRVRDGIWLTPENLREIYAGLKADKDDNGLLSLEEFRLLSNDAFQRFLLQQGVKRSQLVRNSRHTWLYQGKGAHQVLQDIKARVTRLTRLPPALVDLSEPLQVVRYEEGGHYHAHHDSGPVYPETACTHTRLAANTSTPFETSCRYITVLFYLNSVDGGGETAFPVADNRTYDEVSLIQNDVDLLDTRRNCDKSNLRVKPTRGTAVFWYNYLSDGRGWVGEQDEYALHGGCMVTHGTKWVANKWINIDPDYQRQARYQQLVSQQQEDEDDEGLTLNTDVQSPSIHQDL, encoded by the exons ATGACTGAGAACCAGGAAACCCCAGACGCGGAGGACAAGTCTCTGTCCGGGAGCGCGACCTTGCCGCTCCGGCCGCCGTGCGAGCGACTCTCCTGCCACAAAAGCAGCGTGTGCTCCCGCTCCTACTTCGTGGTGGTGATGGTGTTTTTCCACGTCTACATCATTAACGTTATAGCGCTGCTGTTTTACGTGCACTACAGCAGCGGGCAGGACGATGCGAGCCGGAGTCGTGATGCTCCGAGCGGCAGCCACCAGCCCCCGGAGTCGCGACGTCCGCCATCAAAACCCGAGTTTCTGCGTGATGTTTCTCTGACAAGGATCGAGGGAATCAGG GTGGGACATGTCCAGAAGGTGTCACTGGTGCCGGGAAAAGTGCATGAGATGCGGACTCTGAGCCTGAAACCTCTGCTGTTTG AGATCCCCGGGTTTCTGTCAAAGGACGAGTGCCGTGTGGTCATGCAGCTGGCTCAGCTGAAGGGTCTGATGGAGAGTCAGCTGATGGTACAAGACGGTCAGGAGGAGCTGGCCAAGGAGCTCAACCTCAGCCCAGAGGAGATCTTTAACCTGCTGGATATCAACCAGGATGGACAGTTGCAGCTTCATGAG ATACTGACTCATTCACGAGTGAGGGATGGAATCTGGCTCACACCGGAGAATCTGAGAGAAATCTATGCCGGGCTCAAAGCTGACAAGGACGATAATG GTTTATTGAGTCTGGAAGAGTTCAGGCTTCTGAGCAATGACGCCTTTCAGCGCTTCCTGCTGCAGCAAGGAGTGAAAAGGAGTCAGCTGGTGAGGAACAGTCGACACACATGGCTCTACCAGGGCAAAGGAGCTCACCAGGTACTCCAAGACATCAAGGCGAG GGTGActcgcctcactcgcctcccgCCAGCATTGGTGGACCTCAGTGAGCCGCTGCAGGTGGTTCGCTATGAGGAGGGAGGTCACTACCATGCCCACCACGACAGCGGCCCCGTCTACCCTGAAacagcgtgcacacacacacgcctcgCAGCCAACACTTCCACTCCTTTTGAGacgtcctgcag GTACATCACAGTTCTCTTCTACCTGAACTCTGTTGATGGGGGCGGGGAGACCGCATTCCCTGTGGCAGACAACAGGACCTATGATGAAGTG TCTCTCATACAGAACGACGTGGATCTTTTGGACACCAGAAGGAATTGTGACAAGAGTAACTTGAGAGTGAAGCCTACCAGGGGAACAGCGGTTTTCTGGTACAATTATCTCTCTGATGGAAGAG GTTGGGTGGGGGAGCAGGATGAATACGCTCTGCATGGAGGCTGTATGGTCACACACGGCACTAAGTGGGTCGCCAATAAATGGATCAATATTGATCCGGACTACCAGCGGCAAGCTCGCTACCAGCAGTTAGTGTCACAGCAGCAagaggatgaggatgatgaaggTCTGACTCTGAACACAGACGTACAGAGTCCCAGCATCCATCAAGATTTGTAG
- the slc26a6l gene encoding solute carrier family 26 member 6, like, producing MDSTRRFGKYRVEREVLDEQRLEEITQRKAYSDIHRSLTEQLRDSLRCTLPKLKRGVMSSLPVLYWLPKYSVWDYGMPDLVSGISVGIMHLPQGMAYALLASLPPVFGLYTSLYPALIYFFFGTSRHISIGTFTVLSIMVGSVTERLAPDVDFLIMNGTNITSEVDIAARDSFRVQVAAATTVLGGLIQVLLGVVKFGFVGTYLSEPLVRAYTTAAAAHAVVAQLKYIFGVSPTRFSGPLSLVYTLKDVCSLLPHTHLPTLVVSAVTMALLIAAKELNSFLSPKLPVPIPVELITIVAGTLVSSYAHLNSNYTVSVVGEIPSGLSSPCVPDVRLFGEVIGDAFALAIVGYAISISLGKTFAIKHGYKVDSNQELVALGLSNAVGGFFQCFSVCPSMSRSLIQESTGGKTQMAGVASALIVLVTILKLGTLFQELPKAILASIVFVNLKGMFKQYADIVTLWRSSKIDLVVWLVTWVSTMLLNLDLGLAASITFALFTVIFRTQMPTYSVLGNVPGTELYVDLETHRQAREIPGVTIFRSSATVYFANADLYLEALKKKSGLDISKMIIYKRRQEAKQRRRERRAERRAKRQAKKERRAQRTAEGLSGSPAVSVEEDVGFWGDTCIEGTGSEREDQAWTERENGTVFVIPTTPRTPDGPSRWEYLKGGAPDSTSLGWMSELQDGDTTTLGSSSEDTLSRDLERVSLGSLGKWTWDIHSIILDLSTANFIDIVAIKMMKNVFQDFSEIDVDIYMAGCQASVVEQLERSEFFSDSITKRHLFASVHDAVLYCLNHRGASSFPRYDPSLDTHSSTKF from the exons ATGGATTCTACACGCAGATTCGGGAAATACAGAGTAGAGAGAGAAGTGTTGGATGAGCAGAGACTGGAAGAGATAACACAGAGAAAAGCATACTCTGACATCCATCGCTCTCTAACTGAGCAGCTTAGAGATTCCTTAAG ATGTACATTACCTAAACTGAAGCGAGGCGTGATGAGCAGCTTGCCTGTGTTATACTGGCTGCCCAAGTACTCAGTCTGGGACTATGGCATGCCAGACCTCGTCTCTGGGATTAGTGTGGGCATAATGCACCTGCCACAAG GTATGGCGTATGCATTGCTGGCTTCTCTACCTCCTGTATTTGGGCTCTACACATCCCTCTATCCAGCATTAATCTACTTCTTTTTTGGAACTTCACGCCATATTTCCATTG GTACATTTACTGTGCTCAGCATTATGGTAGGCAGTGTGACAGAGAGACTTGCTCCAGATGTGGATTTCCTTATAATGAATGGGACCAACATTACTTCAGAGGTGGACATCGCTGCCCGGGACTCATTCAGGGTGCAGGTGGCCGCTGCTACTACTGTCCTCGGAGGACTTATTCAG GTGCTATTGGGGGTTGTAAAGTTTGGATTTGTGGGAACATACTTGTCTGAACCGCTGGTACGAGCTTAcacaacagctgctgcagctcatgctgtgGTGGCACAGCTGAAGTACATCTTTGGAGTTTCCCCCACACGGTTTAGTGGTCCGCTGTCACTGGTTTAT ACCCTGAAGGATGTTTGCTCTTTGCTGCCACACACTCATCTTCCCACGCTGGTGGTCAGTGCTGTGACGATGGCGCTTCTAATTGCAGCCAAAGAGCTCAACTCGTTCCTCAGCCCGAAGCTGCCGGTGCCCATCCCAGTGGAGCTCATCACA ATTGTGGCGGGGACATTAGTATCATCATATGCCCACTTGAACAGCAACTACACTGTTTCAGTtgttggagaaattccaagtgG GTTAAGTTCACCCTGTGTACCAGATGTGAGACTTTTTGGAGAGGTTATAGGAGACGCTTTTGCTTTAGCCATTGTTGGATATGCCATATCTATTTCACTTGGGAAAACATTCGCAATAAAACATGGATACAAGGTGGACAGCAACCAG GAGCTTGTGGCGCTGGGCCTCAGTAATGCAGTGGGAGGGTTCTTTCAGTGCTTCTCTGTCTGCCCTTCCATGTCTAGAAGTCTCATCCAAGAGAGCACCGGAGGTAAAACACAA ATGGCTGGAGTGGCCTCAGCTCTAATTGTGCTGGTGACTATACTCAAACTTGGAACTCTTTTCCAGGAGCTGCCAAAG GCCATCCTTGCATCGATCGTCTTTGTAAATTTGAAGGGCATGTTTAAGCAGTACGCTGACATTGTTACACTGTGGAGGAGCAGCAAGATTGATCTG GTGGTGTGGCTGGTCACCTGGGTGTCAACAATGCTGCTCAATCTGGATCTGGGTCTGGCAGCATCCATCACCTTTGCTCTCTTTACTGTTATCTTCAGGACTCAGAT gcCAACATACtctgttttgggaaatgttcCAGGCACGGAGCTATATGTCGACttagagacacacagacag GCCAGAGAGATTCCAGGTGTTACTATATTTCGCTCATCTGCTACAGTATATTTCGCCAATGCTGATCTCTACCTCGAAGCCCTGAAAAAGAAG AGTGGACTGGACATCAGTAAAATGATTATCTATAAGAGGAGGCAGGAGGCCAAACAGAGGCGAAGAGAAAGGAGAGCTGAGAGACGGGCAAAGAGGCAGGCAAAGAAAGAG AGACGGGCACAGAGGACGGCTGAAGGGCTGTCTGGATCTCCTGCGGTCTCTGTGGAGGAAGATGTCGGCTTCTGGGGGGACACTTGTATAGAAGGGACAGGTTCAgagagggaggaccaggcctgGACTGAGAGGGAGAACGGGACAGTGTTCGTCATCCCTACCACTCCCCGAACACCAGACGGCCCCTCTAGATGGGAGTACCTGAAAGGAGGAGCTCCAGACTCCACCAGCTTAGGGTGGATGTCTGAGCTGCAGGACGGGGACACCACCACTCTGGGCTCCAGCAGTGAGGACACACTGAGCAGAGACCTGGAGAGAGTCTCTCTGGGGTCTCTGGGCAAGTGGACCTGGGACATTCACTCCATCATTCTTGACCTCTCCACGGCTAACTTCATTGATATAGTGGCTATCaagatgatgaaaaat GTTTTCCAGGACTTCAGTGAGATTGATGTGGACATCTACATGGCTGGTTGTCAGG CCTCTGTGGTGGAACAGTTAGAGCGCAGTGAATTCTTCTCTGACTCAATAACAAAGAGACATCTTTTTGCCTCTGTTCACGATGCTGTGCTTTACTGTCTGAACCATCGTGGAGCGTCATCGTTCCCCAGATACGATCCGTCACTG GACACGCACAGCAGCACAAAATTTTAA